GCTGGTTGCTTGCTTCTTTGCAGGATGTTTAACTTCACCTTTGGTACGCAGCTTTGAACAGGCTCCCTGTGTCACTCTCACCTCTAGCAGGGATCTCTTCCAGGCTCAGGATGCAGTGGAAGCCATGAACTCGCTCTTTTTAAGGGGATAAACGTAGGCGTGGTGATGGGTGTCCTCACATTGTTTAAAATGAAGGCTgtggttttcttctcttccagagTCTCCCAGGGCTCTGTTTGTTTCCCGGGGCTCCGTCATGTCGTGTTTCACGCAGCTGTGGCACTCCAGCACGCCAGACTCTCCCACCAGCCCGACCCCTGCGTCTCCACGAGAAATCCCCATCCCCATCAGCCCCATCGTCATCACCTCCCCAGGAGATGGCAAGAGGAAGGCGAGGTCCCCAACCGACAAGCCCGGCTCTCCAAACCCAACATCTCCAAAGCCAACCTCCCCCGTTGAGTGTTCCATTTGCTTCAACACCTACGACAACACCTTCAAGACACCCaagctgctccagtgctcccaTGTTTTCTGCCTGGAGTGCGTGGCCCGCCTGAGCACAGGTTTGCCCCCAAACCAGCCCGAGGACCAGCTCCCCTGCCCCTTCTGCAGGCAGCTGACCAGCATCCCTATGGAAGGTGCCCCAGCCCTCGAGACCAGCAAGGAGCTCCTTGCCACGTTGCCCCCCGAACTCCAGCAAGAGAAGGTGCTCTGGATGGAAGGGACCAAGCTGTGCTGCCGTCAGTCATCCGACGACCCTGAGAACCCAGACTCCTGCATCTCCATTGACGTCGCCATGAGCAAGCCGGAGAGCCCCGATGCCCCCCCGGCGGGGTTAGCCGGGCGGCTGTCCCGCTGCGACATGTGTGACGACTGGAAACGCATCGTCCTCCTCTCCGCCTTGATCATCATCCTGTTCTGCATCATCCTGTGGCCGGTGCAGTGCGCCCTGAAGACGGGGAACCTCCGCTGCTTCACCAGGACTGTCGCCATGAGCCGCCCGGAGTACCTCCCCCCAAAACACACCACGGCAGCGACACCCGTGACACAACT
This genomic interval from Columba livia isolate bColLiv1 breed racing homer chromosome 21, bColLiv1.pat.W.v2, whole genome shotgun sequence contains the following:
- the RNF223 gene encoding RING finger protein 223 isoform X1: MESSALLPAQVSGSTTWESPRALFVSRGSVMSCFTQLWHSSTPDSPTSPTPASPREIPIPISPIVITSPGDGKRKARSPTDKPGSPNPTSPKPTSPVECSICFNTYDNTFKTPKLLQCSHVFCLECVARLSTGLPPNQPEDQLPCPFCRQLTSIPMEGAPALETSKELLATLPPELQQEKVLWMEGTKLCCRQSSDDPENPDSCISIDVAMSKPESPDAPPAGLAGRLSRCDMCDDWKRIVLLSALIIILFCIILWPVQCALKTGNLRCFTRTVAMSRPEYLPPKHTTAATPVTQLPFQ
- the RNF223 gene encoding RING finger protein 223 isoform X2; translated protein: MSCFTQLWHSSTPDSPTSPTPASPREIPIPISPIVITSPGDGKRKARSPTDKPGSPNPTSPKPTSPVECSICFNTYDNTFKTPKLLQCSHVFCLECVARLSTGLPPNQPEDQLPCPFCRQLTSIPMEGAPALETSKELLATLPPELQQEKVLWMEGTKLCCRQSSDDPENPDSCISIDVAMSKPESPDAPPAGLAGRLSRCDMCDDWKRIVLLSALIIILFCIILWPVQCALKTGNLRCFTRTVAMSRPEYLPPKHTTAATPVTQLPFQ